The Esox lucius isolate fEsoLuc1 chromosome 5, fEsoLuc1.pri, whole genome shotgun sequence genome includes a region encoding these proteins:
- the si:ch211-207i20.2 gene encoding zinc finger protein OZF isoform X2, translating into MSNFIALQTQLSSVMETLVHAAVAELGKLVADSSVFVFSLELTQGHSAEGELSEKLQTESQTKMTHFAAIMEVLGNEALGKIMKIVDDTKFWVDFKPRPLKGHRGKKANPQASILNILSVGGMEEHSYGGTGKTATQTLSMESTDLKEVDTPEYPLVLAVSVKDEHGQIDLGAIAERAVDDAFAGRSSEHQYGMSSDHPQENPTDALLETLFTQKKLFICTECGKSFSTQSNLKSHQRLHTGEKPFVCMFCNKAFAHKQSCNDHIRSHTGEKPFICSVCGKCFGKQAHLKTHSIIHTGEKPYSCGVCGKSFNLAQNLSRHQQIHTGEKIFTCLLCGKGFTRAVTLKTHQLIHTGQKPFKCSQCEKSFRHAVNLKNHQRIHTGVRPFSCDLCGKTFRQSVNLKIHKRIHTGERPFSCTECGKTFSQQSSLISHGRTHSNEKPFECSFCEKRFNNANSLKLHQRIHTGEKPYSCEICGKTFSQGSHLRTHKRHVHAGGKQYICDKCGKRYSDKRNLKMHKCVYAST; encoded by the exons ATGTCAAATTTCATTGCGCTGCAAACCCAGTTGTCCTCGGTTATGGAGACCCTTGTTCACGCGGCGGTGGCAGAACTGGGTAAACTTGTAGCGGACAGTTCTGTCTTCGTATTCAGCCTGGAACTGACTCAGGGGCATAGCGCGGAAGGCGAATTATCGGAAAAACTGCAGACAGAAAGTCAGACTAAGATG ACACACTTTGCTGCAATCATGGAGGTACTGGGCAATGAAGCATTGggtaaaattatgaaaattgtggaTGATACAAAATTTTGGGTCGACTTTAAACCCAGACCTCTCAAAGGTCATAGAGGGAAAAAAGCCAATCCACAAGCAAGCATCTTAAATATTCTCTCAGTTGGAGGAATGG AGGAACATTCTTATGGTGGAACTGGTAAAACTGCAACACAAACTCTTTCAATGGAG TCGACAGATTTGAAGGAAGTGGACACACCAGAATATCCCCTCGTTTTGGCTGTCTCTGTTAAAGACGAGCATGGGCAAATAGACCTCGGGGCCATTGCAGAGA GAGCTGTGGATGATGCTTTTGCAGGAAGATCCTCAGAACATCAGTACGGCATGAGTAGCGACCACCCCCAGGAAAATCCTACCGACGCCCTATTGGAGACTTTGTTCACCCAAAAGAAGCTCTTCATTTGCACGGAGTGTGGGAAAAGTTTCTCTACGCAGAGCAACCTCAAATCCCACCAGCGTCTTCACACGGGCGAAAAGCCGTTCGTGTGCATGTTCTGCAACAAAGCCTTTGCCCACAAACAGAGTTGTAATGATCACATCCGCAGCCACACCGGCGAGAAGCCCTTcatatgtagtgtgtgtgggaaATGCTTCGGCAAGCAGGCTCACCTGAAGACCCATTCAATTATCCACACGGGGGAAAAGCCCTACAGCTGTGGTGTTTGTGGCAAGAGCTTCAACCTGGCTCAAAACCTGTCCAGACATCAGCAGATACACACCGGTGAGAAGATCTTCACCTGTTTGCTCTGTGGCAAAGGTTTCACGCGCGCTGTAACACTCAAAACCCATCAGCTTATTCACACTGGACAGAAGCCTTTCAAATGCAGTCAGTGCGAGAAGAGTTTCCGTCACGCTGTCAATCTTAAGAACCACCAGCGGATTCATACAGGTGTAAGGCCGTTTAGCTGTGACTTGTGCGGGAAGACATTCCGTCAGTCGGTGAATCTGAAAATACACAAGCGCATCCACACTGGAGAAAGGCCGTTCAGCTGCACGGAGTGCGGTAAAACCTTCAGTCAGCAGAGTAGTCTGATCTCCCATGGACGCACCCACTCTAATGAGAAGCCTTTCGAGTGTAGCTTCTGTGAGAAAAGGTTTAACAACGCAAACAGTTTGAAGCTGCACCAGAGAATCCACACAGGGGAGAAGCCATACAGCTGTGAAATCTGTGGGAAGACCTTCAGTCAGGGCAGTCATCTCCGAACACACAAGAGGCATGTCCATGCAGGAGGGAAACAGTATATCTGTGATAAATGTGGAAAGAGGTATTCAGACAAACGGAATCTTAAGATGCACAAATGTGTTTATGCCTCAACCTAA
- the si:ch211-207i20.2 gene encoding zinc finger protein OZF isoform X1 → MSNFIALQTQLSSVMETLVHAAVAELGKLVADSSVFVFSLELTQGHSAEGELSEKLQTESQTKMTHFAAIMEVLGNEALGKIMKIVDDTKFWVDFKPRPLKGHRGKKANPQASILNILSVGGMAEEHSYGGTGKTATQTLSMESTDLKEVDTPEYPLVLAVSVKDEHGQIDLGAIAERAVDDAFAGRSSEHQYGMSSDHPQENPTDALLETLFTQKKLFICTECGKSFSTQSNLKSHQRLHTGEKPFVCMFCNKAFAHKQSCNDHIRSHTGEKPFICSVCGKCFGKQAHLKTHSIIHTGEKPYSCGVCGKSFNLAQNLSRHQQIHTGEKIFTCLLCGKGFTRAVTLKTHQLIHTGQKPFKCSQCEKSFRHAVNLKNHQRIHTGVRPFSCDLCGKTFRQSVNLKIHKRIHTGERPFSCTECGKTFSQQSSLISHGRTHSNEKPFECSFCEKRFNNANSLKLHQRIHTGEKPYSCEICGKTFSQGSHLRTHKRHVHAGGKQYICDKCGKRYSDKRNLKMHKCVYAST, encoded by the exons ATGTCAAATTTCATTGCGCTGCAAACCCAGTTGTCCTCGGTTATGGAGACCCTTGTTCACGCGGCGGTGGCAGAACTGGGTAAACTTGTAGCGGACAGTTCTGTCTTCGTATTCAGCCTGGAACTGACTCAGGGGCATAGCGCGGAAGGCGAATTATCGGAAAAACTGCAGACAGAAAGTCAGACTAAGATG ACACACTTTGCTGCAATCATGGAGGTACTGGGCAATGAAGCATTGggtaaaattatgaaaattgtggaTGATACAAAATTTTGGGTCGACTTTAAACCCAGACCTCTCAAAGGTCATAGAGGGAAAAAAGCCAATCCACAAGCAAGCATCTTAAATATTCTCTCAGTTGGAGGAATGG CAGAGGAACATTCTTATGGTGGAACTGGTAAAACTGCAACACAAACTCTTTCAATGGAG TCGACAGATTTGAAGGAAGTGGACACACCAGAATATCCCCTCGTTTTGGCTGTCTCTGTTAAAGACGAGCATGGGCAAATAGACCTCGGGGCCATTGCAGAGA GAGCTGTGGATGATGCTTTTGCAGGAAGATCCTCAGAACATCAGTACGGCATGAGTAGCGACCACCCCCAGGAAAATCCTACCGACGCCCTATTGGAGACTTTGTTCACCCAAAAGAAGCTCTTCATTTGCACGGAGTGTGGGAAAAGTTTCTCTACGCAGAGCAACCTCAAATCCCACCAGCGTCTTCACACGGGCGAAAAGCCGTTCGTGTGCATGTTCTGCAACAAAGCCTTTGCCCACAAACAGAGTTGTAATGATCACATCCGCAGCCACACCGGCGAGAAGCCCTTcatatgtagtgtgtgtgggaaATGCTTCGGCAAGCAGGCTCACCTGAAGACCCATTCAATTATCCACACGGGGGAAAAGCCCTACAGCTGTGGTGTTTGTGGCAAGAGCTTCAACCTGGCTCAAAACCTGTCCAGACATCAGCAGATACACACCGGTGAGAAGATCTTCACCTGTTTGCTCTGTGGCAAAGGTTTCACGCGCGCTGTAACACTCAAAACCCATCAGCTTATTCACACTGGACAGAAGCCTTTCAAATGCAGTCAGTGCGAGAAGAGTTTCCGTCACGCTGTCAATCTTAAGAACCACCAGCGGATTCATACAGGTGTAAGGCCGTTTAGCTGTGACTTGTGCGGGAAGACATTCCGTCAGTCGGTGAATCTGAAAATACACAAGCGCATCCACACTGGAGAAAGGCCGTTCAGCTGCACGGAGTGCGGTAAAACCTTCAGTCAGCAGAGTAGTCTGATCTCCCATGGACGCACCCACTCTAATGAGAAGCCTTTCGAGTGTAGCTTCTGTGAGAAAAGGTTTAACAACGCAAACAGTTTGAAGCTGCACCAGAGAATCCACACAGGGGAGAAGCCATACAGCTGTGAAATCTGTGGGAAGACCTTCAGTCAGGGCAGTCATCTCCGAACACACAAGAGGCATGTCCATGCAGGAGGGAAACAGTATATCTGTGATAAATGTGGAAAGAGGTATTCAGACAAACGGAATCTTAAGATGCACAAATGTGTTTATGCCTCAACCTAA